Proteins encoded in a region of the Pangasianodon hypophthalmus isolate fPanHyp1 chromosome 21, fPanHyp1.pri, whole genome shotgun sequence genome:
- the LOC113543065 gene encoding LOW QUALITY PROTEIN: gamma-crystallin M2 (The sequence of the model RefSeq protein was modified relative to this genomic sequence to represent the inferred CDS: inserted 1 base in 1 codon) gives MCCCLLRTFHNRRXHFFLFWSGINSGVKRGKASVHQLETAPTTKSSAVPNNKLITMARIIFYEDRNFMGRSYESSGDCSDMSSYLSRCHSCRVEGGCWMVYDHPNFMGNQYFLRRGEYADYMNMWGWGNNWIRSCRMIPMYRGSYRMRMYERENFMGQMMDVTDDCDSIMDRYHWSGGCHSCHIMDGHWLMYEHPHYRGRMWYFRPGEYRSFRDMMGMSGMRFMSMRRIMDSWY, from the exons ATGTGTTGTTGCTTGCTCAGGACTTTTCACAATAGGA ggcacttttttttgttctggtCAGGTATAAATTCAGGGGTTAAACGTGGCAAAGCATCAGTTCACCAGCTGGAAACTGCTCCAACTACCAAATCCAGTGCTGTGCCTAACAACAAACTCATCACCATGGCCAGG ATCATCTTCTATGAGGACAGGAACTTCATGGGCCGCTCCTATGAGAGCAGCGGCGACTGTTCTGACATGTCCTCCTACCTGAGCCGCTGCCACTCGTGCAGGGTGGAGGGCGGCTGCTGGATGGTGTACGATCACCCCAACTTCATGGGAAACCAGTATTTCCTCAGGAGGGGCGAGTACGCTGACTACATGAACATGTGGGGCTGGGGCAACAACTGGATCAGGTCCTGCCGCATGATCCCAATG TACAGGGGCTCCTACAGAATGAGGATGTACGAGAGGGAGAACTTCATGGGTCAGATGATGGACGTGACTGACGACTGCGACTCCATCATGGATCGCTACCACTGGTCCGGCGGATGCCACTCGTGCCACATTATGGACGGCCACTGGCTCATGTACGAGCATCCCCACTACAGAGGCAGGATGTGGTACTTCAGGCCCGGAGAGTACCGCAGCTTCAGGGACATGATGGGAATGAGCGGAATGAGGTTCATGAGCATGAGGCGCATCATGGATTCCTGGTATTAA
- the LOC113543064 gene encoding LOW QUALITY PROTEIN: gamma-crystallin M2 (The sequence of the model RefSeq protein was modified relative to this genomic sequence to represent the inferred CDS: inserted 1 base in 1 codon; substituted 1 base at 1 genomic stop codon): MEMXRMHFSSVHCCLLRTFHNRXVHVVLFWSGINSGVKCGTVSVHPLETAPTTKSTAVTKNITMARIIFYEDRNFMGRSYESSGDCSDMSSYLSRCHSCRVEGGCWMVYDHPNFMGNQYFLRRGEYADYMNMWGWGNNWIRSCRMIPMYRGSYRMRMYERENFMGQMMDVTDDCDSIMDRYHWSGGCHSCHIMDGHWLMYEHPHYRGRMWYFRPGEYRSFRDMMGMSGMRFMSMRRIMDSWY, encoded by the exons ATGGAAATGTAACGAATGCACTTCAGTTCTGTTCACTGTTGCTTGCTCAGGACATTTCACAATA AGGTGCACGTTGTTTTGTTCTGGTCAGGTATAAATTCAGGGGTTAAATGTGGCACAGTGTCAGTTCACCCACTGGAAACTGCTCCAACTACCAAATCCACTGCTGTGACGAAGAACATCACCATGGCTAGG ATCATCTTCTACGAGGACAGGAACTTCATGGGCCGCTCCTATGAGAGCAGCGGTGACTGTTCTGACATGTCCTCCTACCTGAGCCGCTGCCACTCTTGCAGGGTGGAGGGCGGCTGCTGGATGGTGTACGATCACCCCAACTTCATGGGAAACCAGTATTTCCTCAGGAGGGGCGAGTACGCTGACTACATGAACATGTGGGGCTGGGGCAATAACTGGATCAGGTCCTGCCGCATGATCCCAATG TACAGGGGCTCCTACAGAATGAGGATGTACGAGAGGGAGAACTTCATGGGTCAGATGATGGACGTGACTGACGACTGCGACTCCATCATGGATCGCTACCACTGGTCCGGCGGATGCCACTCGTGCCACATTATGGACGGCCACTGGCTCATGTACGAGCATCCCCACTACAGAGGCAGGATGTGGTACTTCAGGCCCGGAGAGTACCGCAGCTTCAGGGACATGATGGGAATGAGCGGAATGAGGTTCATGAGCATGAGGCGCATCATGGATTCCTGgtattaa